The following is a genomic window from Bacteroidia bacterium.
CTGATGTCATTAACCAAATGGACCAGCGTGCGGTGTTACGCGAGGTCGAAGCGGTCGAGGTTCATCACTTTGTTCCATGCCGCGACGAAGTCCTTCACGAATTTTTCTTTTGCGTCGTCGCTGGCATACACCTCCGCCAATGCACGCAACTCGGAATTGGAACCGAACACCAGGTCGGCCCGTGTGCCTGTCCATTTCACTGCGCCGGTCGAACGGTCGAAACCCTCGTACAAGCCCTCTGTGGCAGCCGGCTTCCACTCGGTGTCCATGTCGAGGACGTTGACGAAGAAATCGTTGCTCAGCGTTCCGGGCGTCGTGGTGAACACGCCGTGCGCGGATTGTCCGGCATTGGCGTTGAGCGCGCGCATGCCACCGACCAACACGGTCATCTCCGGCGCGGTGAGCGTCAGGAGTTGAGCGCGGTCGAGAAGCAATTCTTCGGCGGGGACGTTGACGCCGGGACGCACATAGTTGCGGAAGCCGTCGCCGGCGGGCTCGAGTACCGCGAAGGATTCAACATCCGTCTGTTCCTGCGTGGCGTCGGTGCGGCCCGGCGCGAAGGGCACGCTCACCGAATGACCGGCCTTCTTTGCGGCCTCTTCTACGGCCGCGCAACCGCCCAGCACGATGATATCGGCCAGGGAGATCTTTTTATTGCCGCTCTGCGCTGCGTTGAAGGCGTGCTGAATGCCCTCGAGTTTCTGCAGCACTGCTTGGAGCGTGCCGGGCTCGTTCACTTCCCAGTCCTTCTGCGGAGCGAGACGAATGCGCGCGCCGTTGGCTCCGCCGCGTTTGTCGGAATCGCGATAGCTCGCCGCCGAAGCCCACGCTGTCTTGACGAGTTGCGGGACGGAGAGGCCGGACTCGAGAATCTGCTTCTTGAGCGTGGCGACGTCCGCATCGTTGACCAGTTCATGATCCACAGCGGGCACGGGATCCTGCCAGATCAGCACTTCCGAAGGGACTTCGGGACCAAGATAGCGCGCTATCGGGCCCATGTCGCGGTGCGTCAATTTGAACCAGGCACGCGCAAAAGCGTCGGCGAATGCATCCGGATTCTGATGAAAGCGACGCGAGATCGGCTCATAGATCGGATCGAAACGCAGGGACAGATCCGCTGTAGTCATCATCGGGCGGTGCTTTTTCGACGGGTCGTGCGCGTCGGGAATCATGTGCTCTTCCTTGACGTCCTTGGCCAGCCACTGCCATGCGCCTGCGGGACTTTTCACCAATTCCCACTCATAGCCGAACAACATGTCGAAATAGCCCATGTCCCATGTGGTGGGATTGGGCTTCCATGCGCCTTCGATGCCGCTGGTCGTTGTGTGCGCGCCCTTGCCGCTGCCGAAGCTGTTCTTCCATCCCAGACCCATTTGCTCGAGGGGCGCACCTTCAGGTTCGGGACCGACCAGCGCGGGATCGCCTGCACCGTGGGCCTTGCCGAAGGTGTGTCCACCCGCCACGAGGGCGACGGTTTCCTCGTCGTTCATCGCCATCCGCGCAAAGGTCTCGCGCACGTCGCGCCCGGAGGCGACGGGATCGGGATTACCGTTGGGGCCTTCGGGATTGACGTAAATCAAACCCATCTGAACGGCACCGAGGGGATTTTCCAGCACGCGATCACCGGTGTAACGCTTGTCGCCCAGCCATTCGGTTTCGGAGCCCCAATAAATATCCTCCTCAGGTTCCCAGATGTCCTCTCGTCCGCCGCCGAAGCCGAAGGTTTTGAAACCCATGGTTTCCAGCGCCACATTTCCGGCGAGGATCAGAAGGTCCGCCCAGGATATCTGTTTGCCGTATTTTTTCTTGATGGGCCAGAGCAGACGGCGCGCCTTGTCGAGGTTGCCGTTGTCGGGCCAGCTATTGATCGGTGCAAAGCGCTGATTGCCCGTGCTTCCGCCGCCGCGTCCGTCCGCAATGCGGTACGTACCCGCAGCGTGCCAGGTCATGCGGATGAACAGCCCGCCATAGTGCCCCCAATCCGCCGGCCACCAGTCCTTCGAATCCGTCATGAGCGATCGGAGATCCGCTTTCAGCGACGCATAATCCAGCTTCCTGAATTCATCCGCGTAATTGAAATCTCCGTCCATGGGATTGACCTTGGCCGAATGCTGGCTGAGAATTTTCAGATTGAGCCGTTTCGGCCACCAGTCGGTATTGGACTGCAAGCCGACATTGGTCCTTCCGCCATGGAAGGGACATTTTCCTTCACTTGACATAGTGTCCTCCATACTGAATGAATGAATGATACCTGTGTACGTACGTGTCGTTCGGATCGCCGTAAGCTGTTCTTCCCTCTGCGCGAAAGCAGACGGAGCAGCTCGTGAGGAGGTTGACGCTGTAATCTATGAAAAAAGGACTACTGTTTCTTCCTGCCGCGCAGTATCACCTGATAATCGCGGATGTCGTATTCCCGCAATTTCTGCCTCCCCTCTACGGTGAGCCAGTCCCAGGGAATGTCAATGATCGTCCCGTCTTCTTCATCAATGAAGTGATGGTGCTTCTGCAGATTGGGATCAAACACCACTATGCCCTCCTTGAGCACCTGCGTGCGCAACAGCCCCTTCTCCACGAAGAGATTGAGCGTGTTGTACACGGTTGCGCGCGAAACGATGGAGCATCTTTTTTGCGCCTCGACGAGAATATCGTCCGCGGTGGGATGATGGTTGTTGCCCAACACCGCTTCCGCGATTGCCACGCGCTGCGCGGTGGGTTGTATGCCGTGATCCTGCAGTGCAGCTATTGCGCTATTCATGACACGTAATATACATGCGCACGTGGACGTTGTCAAGTATTAGAATAAGTCCAATTGATGAAATTCTTTCGGTGATGCATTTTTTACCTCATTGCTGCCTGCCTTGCGTCATGACGCACATGCTTTTCCTCCGAACGCGAACCGCCCATCACCGGTAACGATGATGGGCGGTCGGGAGTGACAACGTGCGTGAGCTGCTGAGCCGTCAGCGCAGGAGCAACATTTTGCGTGAGATGGTGTTGCCTTCGAAGCTGAGACGGTAGATGTACAGACCCGAGGCCAGCGACGTCGCATCGAAGCTGCATGTGTAAGTACCCGGAGCATGGACGCCTTCCGCGAGCACGGCGACTTCACGCCCGAGGTGATCGAGCACCGACAGACGCAACGCACCCTGTGCGGGAATGCTGAAGCGTATCGCCGTCGAGGGATTGAAAGGATTCGGGTAATTCTGCGCGAGCGCGAATTCGCCCGGACGCGCATTCAGTTGCTGCACATCCGATACATCGGAGCCCACACCCCGCACAAGTACGGTATCCGGCGAGGTGGGCGCATTGCTGACGATAATCAGTACTCCGCTGCGATCGCCCAGCACACTCGGGGCAAAACGTATCGTCTCATTGAAACTGGATCCGCCCGCAACCTCACACTGTCCCGCCACCGCCGAGAAATCGGCGTTGGTGGAGGTGATGGAAGAAACGGAAAGCGTCTGCCCGCCGGGATTGAGAATCGTAAGTGTGAGATCCTTGGTATTGCCCACTTTGACAGTGTCGAAGAGGAGCTGCGTCGGCGAAAAGGAAATCGCGGGGCTTACCACGCCGACACCGTCCACAGTGATCGTGTGCGGAGAAGAAACCGCATTGCTCGTGACGGTGAACGTGCCGCTGAGCGGTCCGGCGGCGTTGGGCGCAAAACGCAGCGTGAATGCCTTCGCAGCGCTCGGCGCGATGACCGAGAGCGGTGTCTCCAGAGTGAAGCGGGGATTACTCGATGTAAACGTCGAAATCCGAAGCGTATCGTTGCCGGTGTTTGTAATAGTAACAGAGGCATCCTTATTCGCGCCGACGGTAACGTCGCCGAAGGAGATGGTCGTGTTGTCCATCGTCAGCGTCACCACGCCCGCACCCGTACCGGTCAACGATATGACCGTCGGGGAGCCCGCCGCATTGCTGTTCAGAGTGAGGTTGGCCGTGATGGGGCCTGTAGCCGAAGGAGCGAAACGCACCGAGTCGGTGAACGATGCGCCGGGCGCGAGCACGCGTGAAGCAATGCTCACCGTGAAGCTCGCATTCGAGGTGGTGATGCTCGATACGTTGAGCGTATCGGTTCCCGGATTCGTGATGAGCAGCGGCAGGGATTTGCTCGCGCCGATAGTCACGGTTCCGAAACTCATCGTCGTTTTGTCCACCTGTATCGCGGCAGCGCCGGTGCCCCGTCCCGTGACGCGAATGGTGTCCGGACCGGAGCTGGAGTTGCTGTTGATGACAATCGTTGCGCTGAACGAATTTTTGCCGGCTGGTGTGAAACGCGCGAATGCCGTGACATCGCCGCCGGGAGGAATGGTGTTGTCGTCCGGCGTCAGGCTGAATTGCGGATCACTCGAGGATATGGACGCGATAGTTACCGCGGCACCGCCGGGATTGCTGAGTGTGATCTGTTTCGATGAGGTGCTGTTGATGGCGACATCACCGAAGTCCAGTGCTTTCGAGGACAGCGTCAATTGCGGTGGCGCTATCGGGAAACTTCCGTCGGCGAGAATTTTCGAAGCGTAGATCTCCACATTGGAGAACGATGGTCGGTAGTCTTCCCACGCCACGATGGCACCGTTCTGACCGTCGGGCAGCATGCGCGCGAACTGTTGCGAGTTGTTCGCCGTGCATACCGGAACTCCGGCAGCCGTCCAGAGCGGTGCACCGGCATCGGACACACGCTGCGCGTAAATGTCGGTGTTGAGAGCGCCTTTGGTTTTGTCTTCGAAAGCGACGATCACGCCACCGCTGCCATCGGACACGACCGAGGGTGCCACCTGATCGCCGGTGCGATTGGATACGGCGACACCGTCCGCCGCCCACATCTTCGTGCCGTTCGTGTCGAGAACCTGCACATACGCGCGCACCTTCCCGGCGGTGCGGCCGTCCTGCCAGGAAATGGCGAGTTTCCCGGGCGCGATATTCGAAAGGTTGTGATTCAACTGCCCGCCGTTCGTTGACGTAGCCCTGAGCGATGTGGCTTGTGTACCGTCCGGCCGGAGCACCACAATGTGCAGATTGGCTTGCGTCGTCGACGTCCAGTCCAGATAGCCAAGAAACGCGTTTCCTGTGCCGTCACCGACCAGCAGCGGTGCATCCTGCGAGCCGCTGGATGTTGCGACGCCGACGCCCTTGGCAGCCCATTGCACCACACCATTGGAATCGAGGCGTTGTGCGTACACGTCGTACTCGGGCCTGGGATAGTACGCGTACGCGATGTACGCGCCGCCTTTGCCGTCACTGGTGATGCTCGGTGCGTTGGAGAAGCGGAGCGTCCCGGAGACAAGGACCGGAGTGCTCCAGCGTGCCGTACCGTTGGCATCGTAGCGCTGCGCATAAATCTTACTGCCCGGGGGAAGCCGCCAGTGGCCCTGGTTCCACACGACAATCGCACCGCCCCTGCCGTCGGTTGTCAGCTTGGGATCGGCCTGGTTGCTGGTGTCGGTCGTGACTGCTATACCGTCTGGCGTCCAGAGCACATTGCCGGAGGCATCGATGCGTTGGATATAGATGTCGTTATTGCCGTTTCTCGTATCCGTCCAGGCGATGATCGCACCGCCGGCTCCGTCGGAAACGATGTCAGGACCCGACTGGGAATTCGTGGCACTACTGACCACGACACCATTGACTGTCCAGCGGACATACCCATCCTTATCAATTCTCTGGGCATAGACATCAGACGAGGCCACCATGACCCGTTCGTCGGTCCAGCAGAATATGGCCCCGCCCTGGCCATCACTGACGAGACGGTGTCCCGTTTGGTTGTTCCCGGCACGGACAATCGGATTGTTCACTGCGGGACTGGAAGCCCATTGCGCATGGGTGGTAAAGGAAAACACGAAGAAAAATAGAAAAACGAGAGGCAGCATCTGTTTTGTCATCAGATATGCTCCTTAGCAGTGAGAAAGACATGGATGAGGATGATCACGTGGATGAGATTTCCTCTGCGAACTGTGCTAAAGCTTTAATATACACACTCGTTCCGAGAATTGGGCATAGTTGCCGCCGATTTTCGATTTCCCTCGGGCAGACGGTAGAAAAAAACTCGTCCGGGGGTTGCAATGCACGACGCCGCGAGGGTGGATCGGGCAAATCGATGCTCCGTCCCGAGTTCAACTGCATGAGTCGCGGAGCGAATCCCGGTCATGGGCACCCACCTTCCGGTGATGATGCGTCTATTGCCGGAAGTACACTTCACAATTCAGTCCGTCGAGGACGGGCGGAAGGATGTCGGCATTCAGACGAGCTGCTTCAAACGGCGAGGAGCGGGATGCGCGTGCTCGACTCCGGCGGCTTTTTCGCTCCTGACCACGATGGAAACTCCATCCCGGCGTGGTCTTCAGAGATCCGATTGCTTTTTGCACATTCCGCTATTTTTCTATACTTTTCAGCCACCATCTGAAACATTTGTGTGCAACGAGTCTCGCCACCTTGGAGTTATCGCAATGCCAACAGTACACCGTTCGAGTCCGGCGCGGCGTGGTGGGCAGAACATCAAACGTCTGCATATCTGGTTAACCGCTGCGATATTCATTTTGAATTTGCAGCAAGGGCTTTCACAGCCCGGTTGGATTTGGCAGAATCCAATACAACAGCGTACGGGTGGTACATCTGTAGATTGCACCAGTCCGGACGCTTGTACGGTTATCTGGTACAAGAGCCAAATCTTCCGTACAATAAATGGCGGTGCCGACTGGGAGCTTCAATTCAGCGGCACAAGCGAAATGTTGCGTAGAGTGCGCTTCATCAACGCGAATATCGGAGTTATCGTTGGCGATTCGGGTATTATTCTGCGAACAACCAACGGAGGAGGGCTCTGGCGACGACAACAGAGTGGAACATCGGCCTCACTGCATGATGTGTGTTTCACCGATGTCAACACCGGGGCTGTGGTCGGTGAGCATGGGACAATCCGTTTGACGACAGATGGGGGGGAGAATTGGGTGAAACCAGCGTTCAACACCGTTG
Proteins encoded in this region:
- the katG gene encoding catalase/peroxidase HPI, which translates into the protein MSSEGKCPFHGGRTNVGLQSNTDWWPKRLNLKILSQHSAKVNPMDGDFNYADEFRKLDYASLKADLRSLMTDSKDWWPADWGHYGGLFIRMTWHAAGTYRIADGRGGGSTGNQRFAPINSWPDNGNLDKARRLLWPIKKKYGKQISWADLLILAGNVALETMGFKTFGFGGGREDIWEPEEDIYWGSETEWLGDKRYTGDRVLENPLGAVQMGLIYVNPEGPNGNPDPVASGRDVRETFARMAMNDEETVALVAGGHTFGKAHGAGDPALVGPEPEGAPLEQMGLGWKNSFGSGKGAHTTTSGIEGAWKPNPTTWDMGYFDMLFGYEWELVKSPAGAWQWLAKDVKEEHMIPDAHDPSKKHRPMMTTADLSLRFDPIYEPISRRFHQNPDAFADAFARAWFKLTHRDMGPIARYLGPEVPSEVLIWQDPVPAVDHELVNDADVATLKKQILESGLSVPQLVKTAWASAASYRDSDKRGGANGARIRLAPQKDWEVNEPGTLQAVLQKLEGIQHAFNAAQSGNKKISLADIIVLGGCAAVEEAAKKAGHSVSVPFAPGRTDATQEQTDVESFAVLEPAGDGFRNYVRPGVNVPAEELLLDRAQLLTLTAPEMTVLVGGMRALNANAGQSAHGVFTTTPGTLSNDFFVNVLDMDTEWKPAATEGLYEGFDRSTGAVKWTGTRADLVFGSNSELRALAEVYASDDAKEKFVKDFVAAWNKVMNLDRFDLA
- a CDS encoding transcriptional repressor — translated: MNSAIAALQDHGIQPTAQRVAIAEAVLGNNHHPTADDILVEAQKRCSIVSRATVYNTLNLFVEKGLLRTQVLKEGIVVFDPNLQKHHHFIDEEDGTIIDIPWDWLTVEGRQKLREYDIRDYQVILRGRKKQ
- a CDS encoding choice-of-anchor D domain-containing protein, which produces MTKQMLPLVFLFFFVFSFTTHAQWASSPAVNNPIVRAGNNQTGHRLVSDGQGGAIFCWTDERVMVASSDVYAQRIDKDGYVRWTVNGVVVSSATNSQSGPDIVSDGAGGAIIAWTDTRNGNNDIYIQRIDASGNVLWTPDGIAVTTDTSNQADPKLTTDGRGGAIVVWNQGHWRLPPGSKIYAQRYDANGTARWSTPVLVSGTLRFSNAPSITSDGKGGAYIAYAYYPRPEYDVYAQRLDSNGVVQWAAKGVGVATSSGSQDAPLLVGDGTGNAFLGYLDWTSTTQANLHIVVLRPDGTQATSLRATSTNGGQLNHNLSNIAPGKLAISWQDGRTAGKVRAYVQVLDTNGTKMWAADGVAVSNRTGDQVAPSVVSDGSGGVIVAFEDKTKGALNTDIYAQRVSDAGAPLWTAAGVPVCTANNSQQFARMLPDGQNGAIVAWEDYRPSFSNVEIYASKILADGSFPIAPPQLTLSSKALDFGDVAINSTSSKQITLSNPGGAAVTIASISSSDPQFSLTPDDNTIPPGGDVTAFARFTPAGKNSFSATIVINSNSSSGPDTIRVTGRGTGAAAIQVDKTTMSFGTVTIGASKSLPLLITNPGTDTLNVSSITTSNASFTVSIASRVLAPGASFTDSVRFAPSATGPITANLTLNSNAAGSPTVISLTGTGAGVVTLTMDNTTISFGDVTVGANKDASVTITNTGNDTLRISTFTSSNPRFTLETPLSVIAPSAAKAFTLRFAPNAAGPLSGTFTVTSNAVSSPHTITVDGVGVVSPAISFSPTQLLFDTVKVGNTKDLTLTILNPGGQTLSVSSITSTNADFSAVAGQCEVAGGSSFNETIRFAPSVLGDRSGVLIIVSNAPTSPDTVLVRGVGSDVSDVQQLNARPGEFALAQNYPNPFNPSTAIRFSIPAQGALRLSVLDHLGREVAVLAEGVHAPGTYTCSFDATSLASGLYIYRLSFEGNTISRKMLLLR